The Candidatus Nitrosymbiomonas proteolyticus genome has a segment encoding these proteins:
- a CDS encoding hypothetical conserved protein, whose translation MFMLAFAVFAGIQESAGPWEFGKREIEAAVRVQAPSSEVPIRRKYDKGLPPEAFRVAFGKAAIEVASSDDRGALYGALDAAERLATAKLSELAGKEFRGSPKFADRGWNLFLPLPWDYLANRIDPSSEALADPKRWFFHDEDYWRTLLDQMARSRLNWLDIHGPYDLDTTRFPNLFAYFVSSAKYPLVGPSPEVKAKNLTQLRKVIDMAHARGIRVSLMSYEARFDTPHNPSPPYAATEENLYEYTQEVVAETIRKLPRLDALGFRIGESGRGPEFFRCYLDALKETDSPLPLLTRSWVTRKARVLPLAKSARDFTVQIKYNGEQWAAPYIMAGGRTGEWYSYFWEDYLSDWGREGAAASWRGRPIEKGAWPSQPYKVVWQVRDNGTHRIFPIFQPQWIRRSIEAMDLGTTSGFTVEPLSAYFPQSPAYYSQRPSAFRWIHQRDELFMMQWGRLGYDPSTPEDVFVRALGSKFQLQNPEALAVAWSNLSRIIPVAFLAYSIGPDHRSHAPELEWGGSVESFLERDPFDSHVFRSPRETVAAKTLGAGDGRIGFEEAADLLDLLRSRAAPAFRTLEWGDSPGSGLAEIGVALRQLDRLGAYYAARFRGALAYARFQSSGERSDLEDAARQACAAYEAWDQLANSPDGHSYRPFTDRLRMRTHDFHWSLELPKLLAERQRFLELAGWTQPQLPRPLIRDWAEPPRHAKLTWDEADGKITARISSEGIRRAWLLHKPLPSSTFFHKLPMEQRDGHFVASIHRLPAGHALAAEIETSGRVWRVPWWLHERPYLVVPSNPQRTPPYFSSEEALAHLDPRSLDPQEHGWLVVSSRGWSFFSRFPSAQRRKLLEPLAKGMKMLILQQDFASGRYSLDFLGDSPGFESRRVGVFEPGGALGLERIEDPEILWQPMRAQADWEVFGNGGVARKKVGKGEVWVVQARLLQRLHLPAASRSLAALVRQTAASGPAILLDTGTEGGDYVTSVLPDFYNSLGLSFLTLGEVVASEQGLRAFEPVAAPKSDQSVLEGRGPAMMAAFLKKKVDAAASRPIPSSVAEFEIERERRRKELMRGLGLDPLPPRTPLNAQVTGVIQRAGYRIEKLLFESRPKFFVTANLYVPDPLPQGKLPVIVNPHGHWQHKKQEPVVQTRAISQALAGYLAVVVDSPGHSFEGGAPVERKFAGSHNDLRLLLGSMNTTSVYVWDLVRTLDYLETRPEADMTRVGITGASGGGLATTYAFAAEPRFACAVPVVYASSLEVNANNGCLCNHVPATLQVGDRADVLAIRAPKPVFVIGAQDDPEFPPEGTKRTGEKLKGTYALFGKEDLSQYRVFDGPHDYNRAMREAALGFFDLHLRGRGNGTPVPEPTIQPEPAGSESLRVVAREIEGRSMLDLAREALTAAPPTTWDDTVALNGGLPSPVPLDWTEERSKEGKVHASFVSEPGLRVPAVIWMPGTQARAAVVLISEGGKVRAQQEFDVERLLQSGLAVMAIDVRGFGELPGLDARLMAYLGTADPFAMAWDAARASVAARRFANRVVLAGKGTAASQIVLFAALMEPTIDRVLGLEGLRGFADAFEANVPTYSVMPRANLSASLVTLRQKVGARGAWTFLGDRPLDPTDAVLDLVRP comes from the coding sequence GTGTTCATGCTCGCATTCGCCGTCTTCGCTGGGATCCAAGAGTCCGCGGGACCTTGGGAGTTCGGAAAAAGGGAGATCGAGGCCGCCGTCCGGGTTCAGGCCCCCTCGTCCGAGGTCCCCATTCGAAGGAAGTATGACAAGGGGCTGCCACCTGAGGCGTTCCGCGTCGCCTTCGGAAAAGCCGCAATCGAAGTTGCGTCGAGCGATGATCGTGGGGCGTTGTATGGGGCGTTAGATGCGGCGGAGCGTCTTGCTACGGCCAAGTTGTCCGAACTCGCCGGAAAGGAGTTTCGAGGAAGCCCCAAGTTCGCGGACCGAGGATGGAACCTGTTCCTTCCTTTGCCCTGGGACTACCTTGCGAACCGGATCGACCCGTCCTCAGAAGCGCTGGCCGATCCAAAGCGATGGTTCTTCCACGACGAGGACTACTGGCGGACCCTGCTCGATCAAATGGCTCGAAGTCGACTCAATTGGCTCGACATTCACGGGCCTTACGATCTCGACACCACGCGCTTTCCCAACCTCTTCGCCTACTTTGTTTCCAGTGCGAAGTACCCCCTCGTCGGCCCATCGCCCGAAGTCAAGGCGAAGAACCTGACCCAACTGCGCAAGGTTATCGACATGGCGCACGCCAGGGGCATTCGGGTGAGCCTGATGTCGTACGAAGCTCGGTTCGACACGCCTCACAACCCCAGTCCCCCGTACGCCGCCACGGAGGAGAACCTCTACGAGTACACACAAGAGGTGGTAGCCGAAACCATCCGCAAACTGCCCCGGTTGGATGCGCTCGGGTTCCGGATCGGGGAAAGCGGCCGCGGTCCCGAGTTCTTCCGGTGCTATCTGGACGCCTTGAAGGAAACGGACTCCCCTCTGCCGCTCCTCACGAGATCTTGGGTGACACGCAAAGCGCGGGTGTTACCGCTCGCCAAGAGCGCCCGCGATTTCACGGTCCAAATCAAGTACAACGGCGAGCAGTGGGCCGCGCCCTACATCATGGCCGGCGGCCGAACCGGTGAGTGGTACAGCTATTTCTGGGAGGACTATCTCAGCGATTGGGGCCGCGAGGGCGCAGCGGCGAGTTGGAGGGGCCGACCTATCGAGAAGGGAGCTTGGCCCAGTCAACCGTACAAGGTCGTCTGGCAGGTGCGCGACAACGGCACCCACCGGATCTTCCCGATCTTTCAACCCCAGTGGATTCGCAGGTCGATCGAGGCGATGGACCTCGGAACCACATCGGGATTCACGGTCGAGCCCCTGAGCGCCTATTTCCCTCAGTCCCCCGCGTACTACTCCCAGCGCCCCAGCGCCTTTCGGTGGATTCACCAGCGGGACGAGCTGTTCATGATGCAATGGGGTCGGTTGGGCTATGACCCCTCGACCCCGGAGGACGTGTTCGTAAGGGCGCTTGGAAGCAAATTCCAACTGCAGAACCCAGAAGCGCTCGCAGTTGCTTGGTCGAACCTCAGCCGTATCATCCCAGTCGCGTTTCTGGCGTACTCGATCGGCCCCGACCATCGCAGCCATGCGCCCGAACTCGAGTGGGGCGGTTCTGTGGAATCGTTTCTCGAACGGGACCCCTTCGACTCCCACGTGTTTCGTTCTCCCAGAGAGACGGTCGCGGCAAAGACCCTTGGCGCCGGCGACGGCAGGATCGGATTTGAGGAGGCGGCCGACCTTCTCGACTTGCTTCGGTCGCGGGCCGCTCCTGCCTTTCGAACGCTCGAATGGGGAGATTCTCCCGGTTCGGGCCTAGCGGAGATCGGGGTTGCTCTTCGGCAACTCGATCGCCTCGGCGCGTATTATGCCGCCAGGTTCCGTGGAGCACTGGCCTATGCGCGATTTCAGTCTTCGGGTGAACGGTCCGACCTCGAAGACGCGGCAAGGCAAGCATGCGCAGCTTACGAGGCGTGGGATCAACTCGCCAACTCCCCCGACGGCCACTCGTACCGACCTTTCACCGACCGGCTCCGCATGAGGACGCACGACTTCCATTGGAGTCTCGAATTGCCCAAACTGCTCGCGGAAAGGCAACGATTCCTGGAGCTTGCGGGGTGGACGCAGCCCCAGCTCCCTCGACCCCTGATTCGTGACTGGGCCGAGCCCCCCCGCCACGCGAAGCTCACCTGGGACGAAGCTGACGGAAAAATCACGGCGCGCATCTCCTCGGAGGGCATCCGCCGCGCCTGGCTCCTGCATAAGCCCCTGCCGAGTTCAACGTTTTTCCACAAGCTGCCTATGGAGCAACGCGACGGGCACTTCGTCGCCTCGATTCATAGGCTTCCGGCGGGACACGCTTTGGCGGCCGAGATCGAGACTTCCGGCCGGGTGTGGCGGGTGCCTTGGTGGCTCCACGAAAGGCCCTATCTCGTCGTGCCGTCGAACCCTCAAAGGACTCCACCTTACTTCAGTTCTGAAGAAGCGCTCGCTCACCTCGACCCTCGATCCCTCGACCCCCAGGAGCACGGCTGGCTCGTGGTGAGTTCGCGCGGCTGGAGCTTCTTCAGTCGATTCCCAAGCGCGCAAAGGCGGAAGCTCTTAGAACCCCTTGCGAAGGGAATGAAGATGCTGATTCTCCAGCAGGACTTCGCGTCGGGGCGATACTCGCTGGACTTTCTGGGGGACAGCCCCGGCTTTGAATCGAGGCGGGTGGGCGTTTTCGAGCCCGGCGGCGCGCTCGGGCTCGAACGGATCGAAGACCCTGAGATTCTCTGGCAGCCCATGCGAGCGCAAGCGGATTGGGAGGTTTTCGGCAACGGAGGGGTCGCTCGCAAGAAGGTCGGCAAGGGCGAAGTTTGGGTGGTCCAGGCGAGGCTTCTGCAACGCTTACATCTGCCCGCGGCCAGCCGCTCGCTCGCCGCGCTCGTCAGGCAAACGGCTGCGTCCGGACCAGCGATTCTGCTCGATACCGGCACCGAAGGTGGGGACTACGTGACTTCGGTTTTGCCGGATTTCTACAACTCGCTTGGCCTTTCGTTCCTTACGCTGGGTGAGGTCGTGGCCTCCGAGCAGGGCCTTCGCGCCTTCGAACCTGTCGCCGCGCCCAAGTCGGACCAGAGCGTCTTGGAGGGACGAGGGCCAGCGATGATGGCGGCTTTCCTGAAGAAGAAGGTCGATGCAGCGGCCTCGCGCCCCATCCCAAGCTCTGTGGCCGAGTTCGAAATCGAGCGGGAGCGGCGTCGAAAAGAACTGATGCGAGGTCTCGGCTTAGACCCCCTACCTCCCCGAACGCCGCTCAACGCCCAGGTCACCGGTGTCATCCAACGGGCGGGGTATCGGATTGAGAAGCTGCTCTTCGAGAGCCGCCCCAAGTTTTTTGTTACGGCGAACCTCTACGTTCCCGACCCTCTCCCTCAAGGAAAGCTGCCCGTGATCGTGAACCCGCATGGTCATTGGCAGCACAAGAAGCAAGAGCCGGTCGTGCAAACGCGGGCTATCTCTCAAGCTCTCGCCGGATACCTCGCCGTAGTGGTGGACTCGCCGGGCCATAGCTTCGAGGGCGGCGCACCCGTCGAACGGAAGTTTGCAGGCTCCCATAACGACCTCCGGCTGCTGTTGGGCTCGATGAACACGACCTCGGTGTATGTTTGGGACCTGGTCCGCACGCTCGACTACCTCGAAACCCGGCCTGAGGCCGACATGACGCGCGTCGGAATCACCGGCGCTTCGGGAGGCGGGTTGGCCACGACCTACGCTTTCGCCGCCGAGCCCCGCTTCGCTTGCGCCGTCCCGGTGGTGTACGCGTCAAGTCTCGAGGTCAACGCCAACAACGGGTGTCTCTGCAATCATGTGCCGGCCACGCTCCAAGTCGGAGATCGCGCGGACGTGCTCGCGATCCGGGCGCCTAAGCCCGTGTTCGTCATCGGGGCGCAGGACGATCCCGAGTTTCCGCCCGAGGGCACGAAACGCACTGGCGAGAAACTCAAGGGGACCTACGCGCTATTTGGTAAGGAAGACCTCTCGCAGTACCGCGTGTTCGACGGGCCGCACGATTACAACCGAGCGATGCGGGAGGCTGCCCTCGGGTTTTTCGACCTTCACCTCCGCGGGCGCGGCAACGGTACGCCGGTCCCTGAGCCAACGATTCAGCCCGAGCCTGCGGGGTCTGAATCGCTTCGAGTCGTAGCAAGGGAGATCGAAGGCAGGTCGATGTTGGATTTGGCTCGGGAGGCTCTCACGGCGGCCCCTCCGACGACCTGGGACGACACGGTGGCCCTCAACGGCGGATTGCCGTCGCCGGTTCCGCTGGACTGGACGGAGGAGCGTTCGAAGGAAGGCAAGGTTCACGCGTCGTTCGTATCGGAGCCAGGTCTGAGGGTTCCCGCAGTCATCTGGATGCCGGGGACTCAGGCGAGAGCGGCTGTCGTCCTCATCAGCGAAGGAGGCAAGGTGCGGGCCCAGCAGGAGTTCGACGTGGAGCGGCTTCTGCAATCGGGCCTTGCGGTGATGGCGATCGACGTGCGGGGGTTCGGGGAGTTGCCGGGACTCGATGCCAGGTTGATGGCGTATCTCGGAACTGCGGACCCGTTCGCAATGGCTTGGGATGCGGCAAGGGCCTCGGTCGCCGCCCGGCGTTTCGCGAATCGGGTCGTGCTCGCCGGAAAGGGAACCGCCGCATCGCAGATCGTCCTTTTTGCTGCCCTCATGGAGCCGACCATCGACCGGGTTTTGGGCCTCGAGGGCCTGAGGGGTTTTGCGGACGCCTTCGAAGCCAACGTGCCCACGTACTCGGTCATGCCTCGCGCGAACCTGTCTGCGTCGCTCGTAACTCTCCGACAGAAGGTCGGGGCGCGCGGCGCCTGGACGTTCCTTGGCGATCGGCCCCTCGACCCCACCGATGCCGTGCTCGACCTCGTGCGACCCTAA
- a CDS encoding oxidoreductase: MAEPLRVGIVGCGNISDIYLRNLAKFEETAVVAVTDLDAGKAQAAARDYGVEVEPDVASILARSDVDLVLNLTVPAAHFEVSLRALESGKHVYSEKPLALAVAEGNALVDLAEKNRLLLGCAPDTVLGAGIQTCVALVDRGEIGAVVGANAFMLCAGHESWHPSPEFYYKPGGGPLFDMGPYYLAALFFLLGEVDEVCGLHRATFPTRTITSQPLAGTVIQVETPTHIALTMHHVSGAISSLTTSFDVQASLLPPIELYGTEGTLLVPDPNTFGGPVRLKRKGAPDWVDVDLEFDYAENSRGLGVRDMAIALREGREPELSGELALHALEIMESVLSD, encoded by the coding sequence TTGGCAGAACCCCTGAGAGTCGGCATTGTCGGTTGCGGGAACATCAGCGACATCTATCTTCGCAACTTGGCGAAGTTCGAAGAAACCGCGGTCGTGGCCGTGACGGACCTCGACGCCGGCAAGGCTCAGGCTGCGGCGCGTGACTACGGTGTTGAGGTCGAACCGGACGTAGCCTCGATTCTCGCGCGGTCCGACGTCGATCTCGTTCTGAACTTGACCGTCCCCGCCGCGCATTTTGAAGTGAGCCTCAGGGCCCTCGAAAGCGGGAAGCACGTGTACAGCGAAAAGCCGCTGGCGCTCGCGGTTGCTGAGGGCAATGCCCTGGTCGATCTTGCGGAGAAGAACCGGCTCCTGTTGGGCTGCGCGCCGGATACGGTCTTGGGCGCCGGCATTCAGACATGCGTAGCTCTCGTCGATCGGGGCGAAATCGGCGCGGTCGTGGGCGCTAACGCCTTCATGCTGTGCGCGGGGCATGAGAGTTGGCATCCCTCGCCGGAGTTCTATTACAAGCCTGGAGGAGGCCCGCTCTTTGATATGGGGCCGTACTACCTTGCCGCGCTCTTCTTTCTTTTGGGAGAAGTCGACGAAGTCTGCGGGCTCCATCGCGCCACCTTTCCCACTCGAACGATCACCAGCCAACCGCTTGCAGGGACGGTCATTCAAGTTGAGACGCCCACGCATATAGCGCTCACTATGCACCATGTATCGGGCGCTATATCGTCCCTCACGACGAGCTTTGACGTACAGGCCTCTCTGCTTCCTCCGATCGAGTTGTATGGGACAGAAGGGACGCTGCTCGTCCCCGATCCGAACACCTTTGGCGGCCCGGTTCGGCTGAAGAGAAAGGGCGCACCGGACTGGGTGGATGTCGACCTTGAGTTCGACTACGCGGAGAACTCTCGCGGCCTTGGGGTGAGGGATATGGCGATCGCGCTGCGCGAGGGCCGCGAACCTGAGCTTAGCGGCGAACTCGCGCTCCACGCCCTCGAGATTATGGAAAGCGTGCTGTCGGACTAA
- a CDS encoding cupin domain-containing protein — protein sequence MSAAVFKVEEIEADRPIDKLTRRRVFGSHMLWAHVQLAKGCVVQSHSHPNEQIAFVVTGSVLWKLGQPGSEDYREVVVEGGTAIHLPSDIPHGVEALEDSLVLDVLSPPGEMGVDRQGNS from the coding sequence ATGTCCGCCGCCGTTTTCAAGGTTGAAGAGATCGAAGCCGACCGACCCATCGACAAGCTCACGCGAAGAAGGGTGTTCGGCAGTCACATGCTTTGGGCTCATGTACAACTCGCCAAGGGTTGCGTGGTCCAGAGCCACTCCCATCCCAATGAGCAAATCGCCTTCGTGGTAACCGGAAGCGTTCTTTGGAAGCTCGGGCAGCCCGGGTCGGAGGACTATCGCGAGGTCGTCGTCGAAGGCGGGACGGCCATCCATCTGCCGTCGGACATTCCTCACGGCGTCGAGGCGCTTGAGGACTCCCTGGTGTTGGACGTTTTGTCGCCCCCTGGCGAGATGGGCGTCGATCGGCAAGGCAATTCGTGA
- a CDS encoding galactose-1-phosphate uridylyltransferase: protein MSELRYHPFLETWVMTATHRQDRTFLPPLDFCPLCPTQAGGFPTEIPAEDFDIVVFENRFPSLRRNPEPPAVEGLAMAPVRPSNGVCEVVVYTSDHAGSFAELSLPKVERLVRVWKDRYTELSSIPEVKYVFIFENKGREIGVTLSHPHGQIYAYPYIPATLAQELASERNYWEATGKTLWDDWLGAELSDGRRVIAEDSEFVAVVPYFARYPFEVWVVARRGVRSLAGANEATLDALAEALRKVARAYDRLFGFSLPYVMAMHQEPAAPGYEFARLHVEFYPPHRTHDKLKYLAGSEAGAGAFINDTLPESSAARLRACVE from the coding sequence ATGTCCGAGCTGCGCTACCACCCCTTCCTCGAAACGTGGGTTATGACCGCGACGCACAGGCAAGACCGAACCTTCCTGCCTCCGCTGGATTTCTGTCCGCTCTGTCCCACTCAAGCGGGGGGCTTTCCCACGGAAATCCCTGCCGAGGACTTCGATATCGTCGTGTTCGAGAACCGTTTTCCCTCGTTGCGTCGAAACCCGGAACCGCCCGCAGTCGAAGGCCTTGCGATGGCCCCTGTCCGTCCCAGCAACGGGGTTTGTGAGGTCGTGGTGTACACGTCCGACCATGCGGGCAGCTTTGCCGAACTCTCGCTGCCCAAGGTGGAGCGCCTCGTGCGGGTTTGGAAGGATCGCTACACCGAGCTTTCCTCGATTCCAGAGGTGAAGTACGTCTTCATCTTTGAAAACAAGGGGCGAGAAATCGGCGTGACTCTCAGCCATCCTCATGGCCAGATCTACGCTTACCCCTACATCCCGGCTACGCTCGCCCAGGAACTGGCCTCGGAGCGCAACTATTGGGAGGCGACGGGGAAGACGCTTTGGGACGACTGGTTGGGGGCCGAGCTTTCGGACGGTCGAAGGGTGATCGCCGAAGACTCCGAGTTCGTCGCCGTCGTGCCGTACTTCGCTCGGTATCCCTTTGAGGTCTGGGTCGTGGCCAGGCGCGGAGTTCGATCACTCGCAGGGGCCAACGAGGCGACTCTGGACGCCCTCGCGGAGGCGCTTCGCAAGGTGGCTCGCGCTTATGACCGGCTCTTCGGGTTCTCGTTGCCCTACGTGATGGCGATGCACCAGGAGCCCGCCGCACCGGGGTACGAATTCGCCCGCCTTCATGTTGAGTTCTATCCGCCGCACCGGACGCACGACAAGCTGAAGTACCTTGCCGGAAGCGAGGCCGGCGCAGGGGCGTTCATCAACGATACGCTCCCCGAGTCCAGCGCTGCCCGCCTCCGGGCGTGTGTGGAGTAG
- a CDS encoding asparaginase: MASPKLSRRTLLQTGVVAGLSSLPLASKAAEASGIGRPASAIAVSSANGLRATARAFEVLSSQGDPVDAAVQGVSIVESDPNDMSVGFGGLPNELGVVELDACVMHGPTMRAGAVGALRNIKNPSQVAKVVMERTDHVFLVGEGALQFARLMGFKEEELLTERARQAWLRWKTRLSKDDDWLDDDEIRADFQKVQPTSTEGSFHRPTGTISCLCLTAEGELGGCTTTSGLAYKIPGRVGDSPIIGAGLYVDGEVGACGSTGRGEANILSCGGRTVVENMKRGLEPAEAILDVLKRVCEQTKSPRLLHRPGFPNFDLNFYALRKDGAFAGGRIYKGGNFAVHDGTTNKLHESVYLYERA, translated from the coding sequence ATGGCAAGTCCCAAACTTTCGCGACGAACGCTGCTCCAAACCGGAGTCGTGGCCGGGCTTTCGAGCCTACCGCTCGCCTCAAAGGCCGCCGAAGCGAGCGGAATAGGGCGCCCCGCGAGCGCGATCGCGGTCAGTTCGGCGAACGGTCTGCGCGCAACAGCGAGGGCATTCGAGGTGCTGTCCTCACAGGGCGACCCCGTGGACGCCGCCGTCCAGGGCGTCAGTATCGTCGAATCCGACCCCAACGACATGAGCGTGGGTTTCGGAGGCCTGCCCAACGAACTCGGGGTTGTCGAACTCGACGCGTGCGTGATGCACGGGCCAACCATGAGGGCGGGCGCCGTTGGAGCGCTACGCAACATCAAGAATCCCTCCCAGGTTGCCAAGGTCGTGATGGAGCGCACGGATCATGTGTTCCTGGTCGGCGAAGGGGCACTTCAGTTCGCCCGGCTCATGGGATTCAAGGAGGAGGAGTTGCTCACGGAACGGGCTCGCCAAGCTTGGCTGCGCTGGAAAACGAGGTTGAGTAAAGACGACGACTGGCTCGACGACGACGAAATCCGCGCCGACTTTCAGAAGGTGCAACCCACCTCTACCGAGGGCAGCTTCCACCGACCCACGGGGACGATTTCGTGTCTGTGCCTCACGGCCGAAGGCGAGCTGGGTGGGTGTACGACCACCAGCGGGCTCGCTTACAAGATTCCCGGCCGCGTAGGGGACTCGCCCATCATCGGCGCGGGACTTTATGTGGATGGAGAAGTGGGGGCCTGTGGATCGACGGGACGCGGCGAGGCGAACATTCTGAGTTGCGGAGGCCGAACAGTCGTCGAGAACATGAAGAGGGGTCTCGAACCTGCGGAAGCCATCCTCGACGTACTCAAACGGGTCTGCGAACAAACCAAATCGCCCCGCCTCCTTCATAGGCCGGGCTTTCCCAACTTCGATCTGAACTTCTACGCCTTGCGTAAGGACGGGGCGTTCGCAGGTGGGCGAATCTACAAGGGCGGGAATTTCGCCGTCCATGATGGGACCACGAACAAACTGCACGAGTCCGTTTACCTTTATGAGCGCGCCTGA
- a CDS encoding ABC transporter codes for MSTPTLNLEGSAESENRLFVVESDLARDGRIARSRLVVTSGAVFRHELSPGGEELIESWPLAELAEPSIEELVDACALVVRRDGQWVELLRATHARKKQFAAAQAKLAELLTEGETQGELEPIRQCPKCGRPLPEDSDICVACLNRGKTLLRLFGFVRPYRWRILWATALILFGTLIELLPPYLTQHLVDDVLTHGNVALFGWLIGALVVSRLLLMVVQIARGRNIAYLSSSVAIDIRTMLFHKLLSQSLSFFDRRNVGSIMSRMTNDTGALYDVLVDGVPITINQAALLLGVPIAMLIVNWEIALWAILPIPFVLVAVRIFRRRMMRVWSRFWHSWSRLTSTLSGVLQGTRVVKAFYGESREERKFERRVRDLAQAGYTAEVGWSNLFPAVVFTMSISGFLVWWVGGQAVLNGRLTLGELTAFIGYLALLSQPLMMIQRIIDWTSRSLTAAERVFEVLDMPVEVQEAQDAVAIDAIRGDVEFRGVRFGYDLSHEVIRGIDLSVRAGQMVGIVGRSGAGKSTLINLLMRFYDPTEGTLEIDGIDLRQIRVEDYRRQVGVVLQESYLFPGSIRDNIAYGRSDASLEEIIEAANAANAHDFIMSLPDAYDTYVGERGQRLSGGERQRIAIARAILHNPRILVLDEATSSVDTETERQIHEALERLVHGRTVFAIAHRLSTLRNADLLILMDEGKIVEQGTHEELMAKADGKYASLVNMQLEIAKVRESFVFTEEE; via the coding sequence TCGCGGAGTTGGCGGAGCCCAGCATCGAAGAGTTGGTGGACGCTTGCGCTCTCGTGGTACGGCGCGACGGCCAATGGGTCGAGTTGCTTCGGGCGACTCATGCCCGCAAGAAGCAGTTCGCCGCGGCACAGGCCAAACTCGCGGAGCTTCTTACGGAGGGCGAGACACAAGGCGAACTCGAACCGATCCGGCAGTGCCCCAAATGCGGCCGGCCCCTTCCCGAGGACTCCGACATTTGCGTCGCGTGTCTGAACCGTGGCAAGACGCTACTGCGGCTGTTTGGCTTCGTCCGGCCCTACCGTTGGCGGATCCTTTGGGCGACGGCGCTCATCCTTTTCGGGACCTTGATCGAGTTGCTCCCTCCCTACTTGACGCAGCATCTCGTCGACGACGTTCTGACCCACGGCAACGTCGCACTTTTCGGCTGGCTGATCGGCGCGCTGGTGGTTTCCCGACTGCTGCTGATGGTGGTGCAGATCGCCCGCGGCCGCAACATCGCGTATCTCAGCAGTTCGGTGGCGATCGACATTCGGACGATGCTGTTCCACAAGCTCCTGAGCCAGTCGCTTTCGTTCTTCGACCGCCGCAACGTGGGCTCGATCATGTCCCGCATGACCAACGATACCGGCGCGTTGTACGACGTGCTGGTCGATGGCGTCCCGATCACGATCAACCAGGCGGCGCTCTTACTCGGCGTCCCCATCGCCATGCTGATCGTGAACTGGGAGATCGCGCTGTGGGCCATCTTGCCGATTCCGTTCGTACTCGTTGCCGTTCGGATTTTTCGGCGGAGGATGATGCGGGTCTGGAGCCGGTTCTGGCATAGCTGGTCGCGGCTCACCAGTACGCTGAGCGGAGTTTTGCAGGGCACTCGCGTGGTCAAGGCGTTCTACGGGGAGTCTCGCGAGGAACGGAAGTTCGAACGGCGCGTCCGCGACCTGGCGCAAGCAGGCTACACGGCGGAAGTCGGCTGGTCGAACCTCTTTCCCGCGGTGGTCTTTACCATGAGCATCTCGGGGTTCCTCGTCTGGTGGGTCGGCGGGCAAGCCGTTTTGAACGGCAGGCTGACTCTTGGGGAACTCACGGCGTTCATCGGATACCTTGCGCTCCTCTCCCAGCCGCTCATGATGATCCAGCGCATCATCGATTGGACGAGCCGGAGCCTCACTGCCGCTGAGCGGGTGTTTGAGGTTTTGGACATGCCGGTGGAGGTTCAAGAGGCGCAGGACGCGGTTGCGATCGACGCGATTCGAGGCGATGTGGAGTTCCGAGGCGTGCGGTTCGGCTATGACCTCTCGCATGAAGTGATCCGAGGCATCGACCTGAGCGTTCGGGCCGGTCAAATGGTCGGGATCGTAGGGCGCAGCGGCGCGGGCAAATCGACGCTCATCAACCTGCTGATGCGGTTCTATGATCCGACTGAGGGAACGCTCGAGATCGACGGCATCGACCTGCGCCAGATCCGGGTCGAGGACTATCGGAGGCAGGTCGGCGTGGTCCTGCAGGAGTCGTACCTGTTTCCAGGTTCGATCCGAGACAATATCGCCTACGGACGGTCGGACGCCTCGCTCGAAGAGATCATCGAGGCTGCGAATGCCGCCAACGCGCATGACTTCATCATGTCGCTGCCCGACGCCTATGACACCTACGTCGGCGAACGGGGCCAAAGGCTCTCGGGAGGGGAAAGGCAGCGCATCGCCATCGCGCGAGCCATTTTGCACAACCCCAGAATCCTTGTTCTCGACGAGGCGACTTCGAGCGTCGACACCGAAACCGAGCGCCAGATTCACGAAGCCTTGGAGCGCCTCGTCCATGGACGAACTGTGTTCGCAATCGCTCACCGCTTGAGCACCCTGCGGAACGCGGACCTCCTGATCCTCATGGACGAAGGCAAAATCGTCGAGCAAGGGACCCATGAAGAGTTGATGGCTAAGGCCGACGGCAAGTACGCTTCGCTGGTCAACATGCAGCTTGAGATCGCGAAGGTGCGCGAGAGCTTTGTGTTCACGGAGGAGGAATGA